The following coding sequences lie in one Musa acuminata AAA Group cultivar baxijiao chromosome BXJ3-1, Cavendish_Baxijiao_AAA, whole genome shotgun sequence genomic window:
- the LOC135628606 gene encoding chaperone protein dnaJ GFA2, mitochondrial-like, whose amino-acid sequence MILKQCDTLFIWLHINAGVDDNETIKVYRSGGADPDTRQPGDLFVTNKVQEDPVFLRDKANIHVDAVLSVTQAILGGTIQVPTLTGDVVLKVKPGTQPGQQFVLQGERNKGEEQFLLWRPICSF is encoded by the exons ATGATCCTCAAACAATGTGATACATTGTTTATTTGGTTGCATATAAATGCTGGGGTGGATGACAATGAAACTATAAAAGTTTATAGAAGTGGTGGTGCTGATCCTGATACCAGGCAACCTGGTGATCTTTTTGTTACTAACAAG GTTCAGGAGGATCCTGTTTTTCTTAGGGACAAAGCTAATATTCATGTTGATGCCGTCCTCAGTGTAACCCAG GCAATATTAGGAGGAACTATTCAAGTACCAACTCTCACAGGAGATGTGGTTCTTAAG GTTAAGCCTGGTACTCAACCTGGTCAGCAGTTTGTTTTACAGGGGGAAAG GAATAAAGGCGAGGAGCAATTCCTACTATGGAGACCAATTTGTTCATTTTAG